The following are from one region of the Carassius gibelio isolate Cgi1373 ecotype wild population from Czech Republic chromosome A13, carGib1.2-hapl.c, whole genome shotgun sequence genome:
- the LOC128026495 gene encoding protein delta homolog 2-like, with the protein MKLTVVLLLCGCGVLFKHNCEAQAETSPTPSVSNCTCELGHGKCAENGDCRCDPGWGGPRCDDCVRMPGCVHGSCHQPWQCTCVDGWAGRFCDKDILVCSREQPCQNGATCVLNGSGDYSCLCPEGFHGRDCELKTGPCQKTKSPCKNGGLCEDLGGYAPELSCRCLAGFTGPRCETNMDDCLMRPCANGATCLDGVNRFSCLCPAGFTGRFCTINLDDCASQPCLNGGRCIDRVSTFQCFCSPGFTGRTCETPVWESGPQAVSPFRGEGDRVTQVYRSHWTTPHSFKISVVTQHGAEGLSELQLIILLVLGGLTLAVVALTAGLVLRGHCQDRSARCRCRPAPAHHRPFHRCRTNSVPAQQECKISFLQPSTPAELEKKRLNTHII; encoded by the exons CAGAAACATCTCCAACACCCTCGGTCAGTAACTGCACGTGTGAACTGGGTCATGGAAAATGTGCCGAAAACGGTGATTGCAG GTGTGATCCGGGATGGGGTGGACCGCGTTGTGATGACTGCGTGCGAATGCCTGGATGTGTCCATGGCTCCTGCCATCAGCCCTGGCAGTGCACCTGCGTGGACGGGTGGGCGGGCCGATTCTGTGACAAAG ATATTTTGGTGTGCTCCCGAGAGCAGCCGTGTCAGAATGGGGCTACTTGTGTCTTGAATGGCTCTGGGGATTACAGCTGCTTATGTCCCGAAGGCTTTCATGGACGGGACTGTGAACTGAAAACAGGGCCTTGCCAAAAGACTAA GTCCCCCTGCAAGAACGGCGGCCTCTGTGAGGATCTGGGTGGTTACGCTCCAGAACTGTCTTGTCGATGCCTGGCTGGCTTCACAGGGCCCCGCTGCGAGACCAACATGGACGACTGCCTGATGCGCCCCTGTGCCAACGGCGCCACCTGTTTGGATGGCGTGAACCGTTTTTCCTGCCTGTGCCCTGCGGGTTTCACCGGCCGTTTCTGCACCATCAACCTGGACGACTGCGCCAGCCAGCCCTGCCTCAACGGAGGACGCTGTATAGACCGAGTCTCCACCTTCCAGTGCTTCTGCTCTCCAGGGTTCACTGGAAGAACTTGTGAGACCCCCGTCTGGGAGTCAGGACCTCAAGCCGTGTCTCCGTTCAGGGGCGAAGGAGACCGAGTTACTCAAGTCTATCGCTCCCACTGGACCACTCCACACTCGTTCAAAATCTCAGTGGTGACTCAGCATGGGGCTGAAGGGCTGTCAGAGCTGCAGCTCATCATCCTGCTGGTGTTGGGGGGCTTGACTTTAGCCGTGGTGGCGCTAACGGCTGGTCTGGTGCTGCGCGGACATTGCCAGGATCGATCGGCTCGCTGTCGGTGCAGGCCGGCTCCCGCTCACCATCGCCCCTTCCACCGATGCCGGACGAACTCTGTGCCTGCACAACAGGAATGCAAGATCAGCTTCCTCCAGCCTTCGACTCCAGCTGAGCTCGAGAAGAAGAGGCTGAACACCCACATCATTTAG